The Tenebrio molitor chromosome 2, icTenMoli1.1, whole genome shotgun sequence DNA segment AATAAATCAACAGTAATTACATAAGTGAcggtaattttttgataattttaactAGATGCACGAATCTTTGTTGCTAAAGAAATCTCACGAGTGGACGAAGTCCACGAGTGGGATTTCTTAAtaatatcgggccttcaaataaataaactccgtacggtgatagattgtacatttttaaattctagttccaaaacataaagcagtgaaaaatactaaactctccatgtcaattgtttcacgttatgtagaaaaccgttgtatccctgcagattaattcccgccacactACTCTCtgggtctgtcttctgtcaaaaaacgtacaatctatcagagtacggagtatatatactgggtgccccaaaattcgcggaacaacgtagtagtacgttgttaagtagtcattaagagatcaggtaaaaatgtttaaaaaaatcaatcttcttttttgtagaagatatggacctattcattacactaaatgtggcaacatttaaaaacattctatgcatcccaatagtcagcaaatatttcatttttgttgtatccttggaaatgagagagaaaaatcaaagccgtgttgccgtacgctatttgaggtaaaacgaacataaaattactacttggaaatgctgaaaaataatgaagaaaataattgcaaacctgatcacaatcgttcacaattattaggccactggttagtaaaagacaaatagtcaaaaaaaaaattattatttaaaataaatgagatcaaagctgcaccttttaggcccccatatcttcaaatctaagaggtatagcattttttaattatttttctcgttattttctaacatgaattgacGATTGgctcattgagttgttccgcgaattttggagCACCCAGTATTTAGAGTAGGcataggcgacattctaattctgttaacaatgtgaagataatttttgtaggtaaccaattattcttcggagttacacaggtttcatagtaagctttttcccaatttcatattgtcataatCCGTGGAGGAAGAATAGGGAGAATCAAGGAGGttactttaacctccttggggagaatgcactacaaaaattaaaaatattttctaacatgcttttatttcgttaaatatcagacgtttcttgtgccattttctacgctggaaaaatgttgcaaacaattgaatttccataggctgctctaaatataaatttatttgaagtcccgttagattggcaacaccaTTGACAtcttgatttagtttgtcaaaGTGgcaattcaaaattcaatacagaATATGAAACtgcgagttaacagttgtatcaaACACCTGGCTTGGATAttggatacaactgttaactcgccgtttcatattttgtcttgaattttaaagcgtcattttgacaattcaaatccaGGTGTCAGCGgtgttgccaatataattttaaagtcatagcctgctttaattataaatttaaatgatctcacggtagtTTTGGACATGCCTAACTAACATAATCGCTGGGGAGCTTTTCCGCAAATGTGTGAACAAGGgggaaatctaaaaaaatatgatttattacaCCTAGTCACTCATCAAAATTGAATATTGGGTTGGATTTTGTGTTCGTCAGGCTCGTACTCTTACGTGAAACACGTTGTATGCATAactataccgggtgttatggaagtccacgtaataaatttaaccaccaaaaggattcgttaaaataaacattttttgggttggcaataaaaatttttacttgacATTggcaagactgtgaattgtacctatttccgTTTGTTTGATTGTCATTGATGAcaactgacaatttcaaatttaaacgtcttggttttagCAACCTTTAATTGATACCTAATTGGAGTCATTTGGAGCGGcacctttaaattaaatgccTTTTCCTCTTTCTAACTTTTACGACATTTTCGGTTATGTGACAAATTTAGCCAATAGGGACGCAAAAAAGTCACCatagttttattgccaactcaaacagtaattgtGGCTCACGCGGTATAttactgacatttacgaaaaagttaaatataCGACAATTAAATTGtagcgaatgtaataaaaaattattttttttgttcgacactgtcagaatttgagaattttctcctgtgtgaacagAATTTGATCAacgtcacaacttgtcaaaacgaaacgtcaacctaattttaaagattttaagcgatttaaggagctcgtcgaacaaaaaaacgttgtactatggcggacaaaaaattttgaacgatcaaattttggcatatcaaaaaatgtcaatgtaagctgccctttactgttattatgacgtttataaattaagtcgaaaaattgacagtttgaagtaaacgtctcttaagtttataataataatttagtgatACAATGCCAGCCGTATCTGAATTTACTAAAGCCAAAATAGTAACCCTTCATCAGAGGGGTATGTCGTATGGGcaaatttcgacgaatttAGGGTTATCGAAGGGCACTATCCATGCCATTATGCGGAAGTGGGAACACACTGGGACCGTGGTTCGGCGTCCAGGTTCTGGAAGAAGGCGGGTGTTTTCCGTGGAACAGAACGCGGCACCCACGAACCACAGATTACTCATATAAACAGATAGTGCACTCGGACCTCGAATTGTTTCCAGTTTCAGTGCGCAAGTCTCTGTTTTGGTTCGCACGAATTTAAAAACCTGTTTAGTtggttttgttaataaatacgATAAAGAAGAATTTTCCCTTAGATTATTCTCTAAAACTGTATGTCCACATGAGAATTTATTatgcattaaaatattacaacCGCAACATAAATTAACCAACACTTAAAAACAGAAAGTTATTGAATGTATCGCATTTGTGACTTTGTGAAGCATTTATTTGAGGTAGTGTAAAAGATAAAACGGCCTAACCCAGAAAATAGAGAAATATATACTTAATATAATAGTTATAGTTGACTATAACATAATATCTTTAGAACCAAAGCCTAATAATAACTTACAATTAATtggtataaataaaactgtggtttaaattcactacaacaaaatttaaacttatttatttcatGCCACAATTAAATCTGTATGGGTTAGCCCGTTTTCATTTTGACtgttttatttagaataattgatttgtttgaattgtattcctttttttattattttttctttctgaaaGATATATTacgttaatattttattctggttttattttctgtatCATTTTTATGGACATAACATCAATAGAATTGATTAGAACTCATATATTGGttttatttgctttatttacaattttagaaTTCCGCGTTGATCGgttcacattttaaattcgcGCGAACCAAACGAAAGCTACCGCGGCAAGAATCTTGGACCGCTACAATCAATGCATTGCTGGTCAAGTGCACTATCTGCTTATATGAGTAATCTATGCCCGAACTATCATCGAAATCTGTGCCTGTCCATGAGGAATAGATTACTCTCGGTTGTACAACAAAATGGGGCAATGATCAAATATTGACTTCTTCAGTTTTaattgtaaagttttttttattttaaacttttaattttatgtttaataaatacatgttataatttgttagtattgtggattgatctgtactttgaattttttgatatttgcgtaccaaaatacaacctaTTGGGTCTTTCTGTCTTGACGTAAATAGAACTAAATTTGGTTTCATCTATGATGAAGACATTCCTGATTTTGTGTTGATGCTAAACCTCTAAGAACTAGATAGGTACGTATCTACATTCTACACCACTCGATAGCCTAGGGGCTGCAGCGAATTTCGCAATTTCGACGCCAAAGACGAAACGATTAAGATTCATCCACGTTCACCATTCGTGAGCCGACATAGGcacaccaaaatttttgtgttaatctatgattgactaatctgtcactggtgacatgacaaaaaaggcaaaaataaaaaatgaggttagttgaccataaagccagttttacatttatatgtcaaaggaataacaagtcgttcaaaattttttgtccgccatagtacctattCAAGTCGTTCATGTGTAAATTGTCCCACTcatgccataaagagcccagTTTACACAGGAATtctttaaataaactactacttcaactatgttttatattttttaataaaaaacaaaaaatatccacgttactgatagaattaattttcatgTGTGCGTACAGTCGTTTAGTTGGTTGCCTATGTCAAAAGTTAATTAGCAGtgcaacaaaatatttaattcgaattaaattttaatgcgcgattaacctgTAAATCCGAAATTTcgtggttcaatctgatcacgtgttcagttaatctcgcatttgattatgattaacttaatttcgcttctatAGACTGGCCCCTAGGTATCTAGAGTATACCATAAGAAGAGTGTTTTATTCAATTTAAGCATTTCgtaaaacctttaaatattatcaacttttttactaaataccgttcacgttgttttggcataatggacgccatgatttatttttttaacattgtttgatttccgtcactaaagtgcctgacatgccgACCCTTTCCGATATAATATAAtccaataatttaataaaaaaaaattagtatgTTATTCAAAACAACCTTCCATTAACTTGatttgaaaaacaacaaagtCAGTTCTGTTCAGTAACCGAAACATtgatcttgattttttttttacatttaatcgatattttaaaatgttttgcatcctactgtttgatttccgtcactaaagtgcccgaccaaagtgaacataacatgttgctttTCCCGCGGTCTGAGTAtttttctattgcaaactaccgggtgatcaagaaggactgtttaagttggcagtacaattaagaaaattttttaattcggttatttataacactgcaaccggatatgttttgttggtttatttgacaaatatctgatgtaggtatagcattaacaacgacaagccatcaacaaccgaaagttactcctgttatacgatttaaaatacaattcagtgttaccaacttaaatagtcctatttgatcaccccgtagtaaaactgacaacaatgcactagataTTGACGCTATTtttaacctcaaacttagaaaaacataatctAATCAatagacagctttactacaaaattaaatgcaaaatttccatggcttTCGATTACGCCAAAACAATGCGAATGCAGTTTAAGAACGTTTTATagcttatacagggtgtatctaaaatgcgtatgttaattttaacacgtagcagagctcgttaaatgaaacgttttttctatttaaattttttacgaaaaagccttacaatttgatttaaaatttggattAATTGGCCAACAAAATGTGACCTCGCCCTTacgtaagggcgaaaattttctgttgttatagaaacggagccttgtaaaaaatgttacattgttacagaaaatattaaatatgtaattaaaattaaaattctcatggttatagaaaaatagaaactagggactcacacaaaacgactggTTTGGTACAaattatagagaaaagttttaCAAATTGGTTACACTGGTTAGGTTAAAATTAACCTACGTATTTCAGATATACcctatataatttttaatattaaatatggaaaaaacGTATGTACTGGTGGGTCGCCTGAACCAAAGAAACTCAGAGGAACTTCTGGGAACAAGAAAGCGTCGCATTTTATCTTCACCGATTAAGAATGTCAATACTAAATGAACTTTATAAATCATAACAACCTTTGATCTTTTATGTAAAATGCTATTTATTTGAGAACTTGACCCTCTTTTTTTTAGTATCCAATACGAAACTGAACGCAGCTTAAGAAGATGCATCACCACATCCTAAAATGTTTACTTCTATTTTCCCTCTTGAAATTTGGAGGTaagaaatgatttattaaatatttaaattaaaataactttttattAGAAATAAGTGGCGAATTTTCGGGCCTCAGTGATAATATAAAGGAAGATTTGTTTGCAATATACACGCATGCAGCTCTTCTTGAAAGAAATATAACTCGGGAACCGGTAACTCCTGATAAAGTGGAATTTGTCTTGTTTACTGAAAATAATCCCAAAAACTACACCAAAATCGACCCAAGTAATCCCACAGAGCTGAATAATACAGAAGTTCGCATAGTTTTTATAATTCACGGTTGGCTCGAGAACAGAGGAAAAGAGTGGTacgaagatttaaaaaatgcctttttgaataaaaaggaaaagTCCTATTACGTTGTGCAAGTCGACTGGTCAGAACCTGCACTCCAGGGTTACATGGTTTCGGCGTATAACACAAAAGATGTCGGTAAGCTAGCGACGAAATCTCTTCAGTGAagtcctgatttaattttgatataCCGAAATTCTTAGGTAACATCGTTGGACAATTAATAGTCGacttacataaaaaatactcGGTTCCCCTCGCCAACATTTTAGTAGTTGGACATTCTTTGGGGGGGCAAATTTCCGGTTACGTTGGTAGAAAGGTAAAAGAATCGACAAACAAGAAGTTAGCTCGCATCGTGGCACTGGATCCCGCTGGTCCCTTGTTCATTAACCGAcctgaaaatgaaagattgaATAAAGACGACGCTGAAATTGTTCATGTGATTCACACTAATGGTGGCACTTTCGGGTTCTTTTTGTCTTGTGGTACGATTGATTTCTTCCCGAATGGTGGAAGCACCCAAACTGGATGCGCAACAGTTAATTTGTTGGATCCTACGAGTATTGCAGAACCAGGTTTGGCAGTGCTCTATTTAGTAACCTCCCTCTGATTGTTGATTTTTAGTGGTTTGTAATCATCAGAGGagttggaaatattttattgaggCAGTAGAATACCCTGAGGAGTTTCAAGGGAGGAAGTGTAAGACTTGGGCTTCATATCTTGCAAAGACCTTGTGTGATGAAGAATATGCAGGAATGGGTGACGTGGACACCAAGAAAACTGgagaattttatttgacaacTAATAACGAATCGCCTTACTACAAACAGAGGTCACTTCTGGAAAGACATTTTGCGTTTGCAAGAAtgtgaaattttatatataaAGGGTGCAGGGTTGGTACGGATATTTCAAATTACTAGATcattataattttcaattacTGGGGAGggtaaattgtttttgaattattgacatacaatttataataattatattttatattaattttaaaacaccgAAACTACGGCAAATaagaaattttcataaatgttTCTTCACTGAAAAGTAAAcgcaacatttaaaaagtgtAGTTAGTAtacctaataaaaaaataaaattaactcTAACATTTTGAttcattgttttattttatcataaaaaaaatgttcttcaaacgtcagtaaaatatgacattctACTGCTGGATTGATAACGCTAAAGagtaaagtgtcacttcattgccaTGACATCTGACGAGCTGAcaagcggcagataaagtaaactagctaaatcattcgAAATTCCTAACtcagattttaataaattcgtttCTGAATCTGACGTACTGAAAGTGAATAAATAAGGTTTAATTGCAAAACGTATTTACAAAATCTACCCAAATTAAAACAAGTTGGTAGAACGGATAATTATAAAAAGGAATGGCGGTTTTTGTTCACAGCGTTGTTTACGAGTATATCCAgcgctaaaattaatttgtaatcgtgtcatccatggatttgaatccgtatgtcttttgcgattaatacataaagtctgtctcaattctaaatttccatcacactgcattctacgatGGAAATACAGCCGGCAAggctgtttggtgaaaaatgcgtcagattgtatttgtt contains these protein-coding regions:
- the LOC138123863 gene encoding phospholipase A1 VesT1.02-like, giving the protein MHHHILKCLLLFSLLKFGEISGEFSGLSDNIKEDLFAIYTHAALLERNITREPVTPDKVEFVLFTENNPKNYTKIDPSNPTELNNTEVRIVFIIHGWLENRGKEWYEDLKNAFLNKKEKSYYVVQVDWSEPALQGYMVSAYNTKDVGNIVGQLIVDLHKKYSVPLANILVVGHSLGGQISGYVGRKVKESTNKKLARIVALDPAGPLFINRPENERLNKDDAEIVHVIHTNGGTFGFFLSCGTIDFFPNGGSTQTGCATVNLLDPTSIAEPVVCNHQRSWKYFIEAVEYPEEFQGRKCKTWASYLAKTLCDEEYAGMGDVDTKKTGEFYLTTNNESPYYKQRSLLERHFAFARM